From the Paenibacillus tianjinensis genome, the window AGCACCTCAGAGTGGATTGCCGGCAGTGTGAATACCAATCCGGTCGTCATCCGCAGGTTAACAGGAATGCTGCACAAAGCAGGCCTGGTGGATGTCCGTCCTGGTGTAGCCGGAGCGAAGCTAACACGCAGTGCTGCGGAAATTACGCTGCTGCAGATTTATAGAGCCGTAAATGCAGTGGAGGAAGACAGTTTATTTTCCTTGCATGATCATCCGAATCCTGACTGTCCTGTAGGCAAGAATATTGCTGGTGCCATTGTGCCGGTCTTCTCGCTGGCCCAGAAAGCGATGGAGAATGTGCTGCAGGAAGTTACATTGGATCAGATTGTGAACCAGATTCCTGTGGTCTAGTTATAAACTATGTTCAGCCCAAATTTAAGAAAGCTTTCAGCAGGATTTTATCTGCTTTTAAGGTTCGGGGAGTATAGTTAAGGTCTCCACCCCCAGTGGATACATTTGTAGTCGGATCCTGCCGTGCCTCGGCGGGATCCTTTTGTTGTTCGCCTGGCAGTATCCGTCCAAATTCAGCAAACCTTTATGTCCTTTTCATCTTTATTTAAGCTTCGGGCGTTATAGTAATCACATGA encodes:
- a CDS encoding Rrf2 family transcriptional regulator, with the translated sequence MNISTRFAVAIHILTLIDSNKEGKSTSEWIAGSVNTNPVVIRRLTGMLHKAGLVDVRPGVAGAKLTRSAAEITLLQIYRAVNAVEEDSLFSLHDHPNPDCPVGKNIAGAIVPVFSLAQKAMENVLQEVTLDQIVNQIPVV